In Pangasianodon hypophthalmus isolate fPanHyp1 chromosome 29, fPanHyp1.pri, whole genome shotgun sequence, one genomic interval encodes:
- the LOC117596466 gene encoding uncharacterized protein LOC117596466, producing MTQLSSFQVVLKDTAEAVIVPLKDGISSLNRVYEALIKADVHPVTGQCSNYDYIRQQIVQAHQHLQRSEQTAGSGLKSLDKNLEWLTQDEGILQCEKSSTETHLQNLRTEQASNEKLLRDSQGALEQARGNLNSTKQTLRDQENRKKTAEIITGVGAGLLVIPVIGWIAGSAMLIGGAVELDQAAHAVRVAEEEVEKSETDVKKYESKVSEYESKISQTWCDISQKDDKLNQTREEIQRVKKQIESVAEFQQKVRRAVHLLGVLSGRASVAEHQTRRFILQEPVMRVMEDVMKATEQITGNELLYYNDMPRLIHQMKENNQRLAAICAS from the exons ATGACCCAGCTTTCTTCATTTCA AGTCGTGCTGAAGGACACAGCTGAGGCTGTTATTGTTCCATTAAAAGACGGCATCTCCTCCCTGAACAGAGTCTACGAGGCCCTGATTAAGGCAGATGTACATCCTGTTACTGGGCAATGCTCCAACTACGACTACATCAGACAGCAGATAGTGCAGGCTCATCAGCATCTGCAGAGGTCTGAACAGACAGCAGGTTCAGGGTTAAAGAGTCTGGATAAAAACTTAGAGTGGCTTACACAAGATGAGGGAATACTCCAGTGTGAGAAGAGTAGCACCGAGACTCATTTACAAAACTTGAGAACAGAGCAGGCATCTAATGAAAAATTACTCAGGGACTCTCAGGGAGCTCTGGAGCAGGCCAGGGGAAATCTGAATTCAACCAAACAGACACTTCGGGAtcaggaaaacaggaaaaaaactgCTGAAATCATCACAGGTGTTGGGGCGGGGCTGTTAGTTATACCAGTCATTGGATGGATCGCAG GTTCTGCCATGCTGATTGGTGGTGCAGTTGAATTGGATCAAGCAGCACATGCTGTGAGAGTGGCTGAAGAAGAAGTGGAGAAGTCTGAGACTGACGTGAAAAAATACGAAAGTAAAGTGTCCGAATACGAGTCCAAGATTTCCCAGACCTGGTgtgacatcagccagaaagatGACAAGCTGAATCAGACACGTGAAGAAATCCAGAGGGTGAAGAAGCAGATCGAGTCTGTAGCTGAGTTCCAGCAGAAAGTCAGAAGAGCCGTCCACCTCCTGGGTGTTCTGAGCGGGAGGGCCAGCGTGGCTGAACATCAGACTCGCAGATTCATCCTCCAGGAGCCTGTGATGAGGGTGATGGAGGATGTGATGAAGGCCACAGAGCAAATCACAGGGAATGAGCTCCTCTATTACAATGACATGCCAAGGCTGATCCATCAGATGAAGGAGAACAACCAACGACTGGCAGCCATCTGTGCCTCGTAG
- the LOC113524063 gene encoding uncharacterized protein LOC113524063, with translation MNSQIAKKNQSLTTAEEMRNQTKLVMQPYANWEEYLTPAPLSIAILGELVFISSTRDFSINKNPPKDGYKYIKYPDSFRACLMQVCNSGWWAFNEAHKNMDQIRLHTMAVPDYMKVAVKILFQDNDEVVEAHLPDQLENIRVIADDCLELANATEKRFTDVINIIQELLEACVNAEHFYGEELDAIKRKLDEAKMRKQSSEEATKRSEKAMKAMEEQLKEAHAGYKEAMDSLPGGWEMIGMDFVAGLTEGITSLINGVTAVITQPVNLLCNASRTIADTKHYIKDKESAVDGIDVINIYSKSAEILMCTVNVQEFVQDNTINWKDLYDQKNKATLTDFQADQFKRIKESLEKSPNCKAKTDARNICDEGITICAELAKYGPEGKCEETKTKKLIKRIRNLTESARSFDSKSKDVTNSPSLAPKPPMMYKEESKSGKMSASQRASENARFRIEQSRAQLDKTREIYEKSVENMEKNQKELTEILITMRNCEVKEIDFNTTIQMLVKGMDAMGRVKEQWEKMVRFFQMVSNIVKTSLTRTLKDFVSTSEKTQSLPYNAKLFSKDLLYSQAFQATNIASLVHMISATYTEVSNNHIVDRISSLGKLMAMDKAKPEFLSERLQLQSSCDEAQKAILRLVLKNKNEFERKSAARLEKIDKELLAILPAAAPEEIKSIQAAVKSGFTEEEEADYA, from the coding sequence ATGAATTCCCAAATTGCAAAGAAAAATCAAAGCCTCACCACAGCTGAGGAGATGAGAAACCAAACCAAGCTTGTGATGCAGCCGTATGCCAACTGGGAGGAGTATCTGACTCCTGCTCCACTCTCCATAGCCATCCTGGGAGAGTTGGTCTTCATCTCCTCCACAAGAGACTTCTCCATCAACAAGAACCCACCTAAAGATGGCTACAAGTACATCAAATACCCAGATTCATTTCGTGCCTGCCTCATGCAGGTGTGTAACTCTGGCTGGTGGGCTTTCAACGAGGCCCATAAGAACATGGATCAGATTAGACTCCACACCATGGCAGTTCCAGATTACATGAAGGTGGCTGTGAAGATCCTGTTCCAAGACAATGATGAGGTTGTTGAAGCCCACCTTCCTGACCAGCTGGAGAACATTCGTGTCATTGCAGATGACTGTCTTGAGTTGGCcaatgcaacagaaaagcggTTCACTGATGTCATCAATATTATCCAGGAACTGCTGGAAGCATGTGTAAATGCTGAGCACTTTTATGGGGAGGAGCTGGATGCTATCAAGAGGAAACTGGATGAAGCCAAGATGAGGAAACAGTCATCAGAAGAAGCTACTAAACGCTCAGAGAAAGCAATGAAAGCCATGGAAGAGCAACTTAAGGAAGCGCATGCAGGTTACAAAGAAGCAATGGATTCACTACCCGGTGGATGGGAGATGATTGGTATGGATTTTGTTGCAGGCTTGACTGAGGGCATCACATCTCTTATTAATGGAGTAACAGCTGTGATTACCCAGCCAGTGAATCTACTCTGTAATGCTTCCAGAACAATTGCTGATACAAAGCATTACATTAAAGATAAAGAATCTGCTGTTGATGGTATtgatgtaattaatatttatagcaAATCTGCAGAAATCCTGATGTGCACAGTGAATGTACAAGAGTTTGTGCAGGACAACACTATTAACTGGAAAGACTTGTATGATCAGAAGAATAAAGCTACATTAACAGATTTCCAGGCAGATCAGTTCAAAAGAATCAAGGAAAGTTTAGAAAAAAGCCCAAACTGCAAAGCAAAAACTGATGCCCGAAACATTTGTGATGAGGGCATTACAATCTGTGCAGAACTAGCAAAGTATGGACCAGAGGGGAAATGtgaagaaaccaaaacaaaaaagctgATTAAAAGGATCAGAAATCTGACTGAATCAGCTCGCAGTTTCGACAGTAAAAGTAAAGACGTCACAAATTCTCCTTCCCTGGCTCCCAAACCACCAATGATGTATAAAGAAGAAAGTAAATCTGGGAAGATGAGCGCTTCACAAAGAGCATCAGAGAATGCCAGGTTCCGCATAGAGCAGAGCCGCGCTCAACTGGACAAGACCAGAGAGATCTATGAGAAGAGtgtagagaacatggagaagaaCCAAAAGGAGCTGACTGAAATCCTGATCACCATGAGGAACTGCGAGGTCAAAGAGATAGACTTTAACACCACTATACAAATGCTGGTCAAAGGTATGGATGCCATGGGGAGAGTGAAGGAGCAGTGGGAGAAGATGGTGCGTTTCTTTCAGATGGTGTCCAACATCGTGAAAACCAGCCTGacaagaacccttaaagattttGTGTCCACATCTGAGAAAACACAATCACTTCCCTATAACGCAAAGCTCTTCTCCAAAGACCTGCTCTACAGTCAAGCCTTTCAAGCCACTAACATCGCCAGCCTCGTCCACATGATCTCAGCAACCTACACCGAGGTTTCCAACAATCACATCGTGGATCGTATCAGCTCTCTGGGGAAACTGATGGCCATGGACAAGGCAAAGCCAGAGTTTCTTTCTGAGCGTCTGCAGTTACAGAGCTCCTGTGATGAGGCCCAGAAAGCCATCTTACGCCTCGTCCTCAAGAACAAGAATGAGTTTGAAAGGAAGAGTGCTGCAAGACTGGAGAAGATTGACAAAGAGCTGCTCGCTATTCTCcctgctgctgctccagaaGAGATAAAGAGCATTCAAGCAGCTGTTAAAAGTGGATtcacagaggaagaggaagcagaCTACGCCTga